A genomic region of Pseudorca crassidens isolate mPseCra1 chromosome 10, mPseCra1.hap1, whole genome shotgun sequence contains the following coding sequences:
- the LOC137232689 gene encoding calmodulin-1-like, which yields MADQLTEEQMAEFKEAFSLFDKDGDGTVTTEELGTVMRSLGQNPTEAELQDMINEVDADGNGTIDFPEFLTIMARKMKDTDSEEEIREAFLVFDKDGNGYISAAELRHVMTNLGEKLTDEEVDEMIREADIYGDGQVNYEEFVQMMTAK from the coding sequence ATGGCTGACCAGCTGACTGAAGAGCAGATGGCAGAATTCAAAGAAGCTTTTTCACTATTTGACAAGGATGGTGATGGAACTGTAACAACAGAGGAGTTGGGAACTGTAATGAGGTCTCTTGGGCAGAATCCCACAGAAGCAGAGTTACAGGACATGATTAATGAGGTGGATGCTGATGGTAATGGCACAATTGACTTCCCGGAATTTCTGACAATCATGGCAAGAAAGATGAAAGACACAGACAGTGAAGAAGAAATTAGAGAAGCATTCCTTGTGTTTGATAAGGATGGTAATGGCTATATTAGTGCAGCAGAGCTCCGCCATGTGATGACAAACCTTGGAGAGAAGTTAACAGACGAAGAGGTTGATGAAATGATCAGGGAAGCAGATATTTATGGTGATGGTCAAGTAAACTATGAAGAGTTTGTACAAATGATGACAGCAAAGTGA